The Oncorhynchus nerka isolate Pitt River linkage group LG11, Oner_Uvic_2.0, whole genome shotgun sequence genome includes the window gttggtcccatgtttcatgagctgaaataaaagatcccagacactttccatacgcacaaaaaccgTATTTCTCACAAATTCTGTGCTAAGGTGTCATCATCAATATACTGTGCTATGGTGATATCATCAATATACTGTGCTATGGTGTCATCATATCTGTGACATCATATATGTCTCTAATGCTCTGCTCCCTTTTGTATTTCAATATTAAAATCATTTAATATACTCCATGTACAGCATGCTCCTAATTTGTATAATTTGTTTGTGACTTGTATTCTTTGTCACAAGTGgtaacctattccctatgtattgACCTGCtcgaagtagtgcactatatagggaacagggtaccaatAGTGTGTGTCCCATGTGTTGTCCAGGCACTCGCCCCATGGTGACGAGGACAGTGAGAGCGCCCATGACTAAGCCACCGCCGCCCACAGGAAACCTGCAGAAACTGCCCATGTGTGACAAGTGTGGAAACGGCATTGTGTGAGTACTTCGCCAGACAAAGCTGCTCCGAGAATGTCATATAAAAAGTTTGGTATTGAGTTGCACCCATTTCTTTCAGTACTTAAAAGAAGAGCTACAGCCTGAAAATCCAGAACCTGTTTTGAGatatcattccactccttgtattCTGTGTCATTTGCCAAggacaggaggctgctgaggggaggatggctggTAATAACGGTCGGAACGTTTGATgtctttgataccattccaccaaaTCCGCTTCGGCCGTTACCACGAGCCAGTCctctccaattaaggtgccatCAACTTCCTGTGTTACCAAACAGTATCTTTCTTCTACAGAGAGTTTGCTTAGTTGGGTTAACCATCCGTGTTTGGTCAGACAGAGTGGCAAGGAGTATAATGATATATAGCAGAAACAAACTGCTACCCAGGCCAAAAGTTCTGCCAGAAACTAGTGAAGGTCCATTGCTGTTTTTATCTCGTTATGATAACATTTCTGGgcaacaattaagtaccttactgtgatttgtTATCGATTTGAAATAGTCATAATAAACTATTAGTGAAGAATTTCTCAAGCAATCATTTtgttaggactgtctgggagtggtctgattgGGGAggggggaaaactgaaaactagctgttattggcagagaggtttggaaaaacccggccaaaactccatcccactgAAACAGGCTGAAAATGTCAGGCAGTCTTTTTCTAAACAGCTCTTACAttgaaagggcattatcataatgttCACAATTTGACAGTATTGTTCCAATCTCTAAGTGTAGAAATGTATGTAAAACACAGAAAAATCCAAATGTttaactgcactgggcctttaaagggGAAGTTGGAATTTGAGGTTGTACTTTTGAATATTTCTAACATGTTTCTACCAGATCTATGACTAAAGACTGGCATATGAGAAATATGTATGAGAAAACATGTTATCAGGTGAGAAGCAACGTAGCTGACAACAATGTACGACTGAGAacaactgctctttccatgacagactgaccaggtgaatccaggggaaagctatgatccctcattgatgtcactaaattcacttcaatcggtgtagacgaaggggaggagacagattaaagaaagatttttaagccttgaaacaattgagacatggattctgAATGTTTGCCATTCagcgggtgaatgggcaagacaacagatttaagtgcctttgaacggggtatggtagtaggtgccaggcgcaccggtttgagtgtgtcaagaactgcaatgctgctgggattttcactctcaacagtttcctgtgtgtatcaaggatGGTCAagcacccaaagaacatccagcaaacttgggggagggagggggtcagcTTCAGCGGTAACTCCAGCCTGCTCCTGTTGTTAACTCTTTTTGTTCTCCTATAGGGGCACAGTGGTGAAAGCGAGGGACAAGTTCCGTCACCCTGGCTGCTTCGTGTGCACCGACTGTGACGTCAACCTTAAACAGAAGGGCTACTTCTTCGTGGAGGGCCAACTGTACTGCGAGACCCACGCTCGTGCCCGGACGAGACCCCCGGAGGGCCATGACCTTGTCACCACTTTCCCCTCAGCATAGGacccttctcacacacacacacgcacgcaccagCCTAAAAACTCTGTCTGCCAGTGAGGCACCTTTGATTGtaactgtttgtgtctgtgttctcctgtgttctcAATTGTCTGTATGCTCTGTTTTGCACAAATCCTGAGAGTGCATTTGTTTGTGAATACACTTACATGTATACTACTCTCTTCCTTCAAATAAAGGGGGTTTTGACTCCATGTTGTGGAAATGTCTCATATGTTCTTTCTCTTCATCCCTTTCCtgagctggctggctgactgactgacaggcagACACACTAGATGAAGTGCTGGCACGTCACAGTGGCACAGAGACCCTCAAGGAGGGGGGGGCGAGGAGCTGTGAATGTGTCACCTTCCCCGGGTCAGTTGCGCTTCCTCACGGGGTGTCACGGTGGGCATAAAGGGTACTGTCTGTTTACGATCTGGGATTTGGCGTCCGGCCAGGCGGTGATCCTCAGTGAATGTGTTGTAAGGTCAGCAAGTGTTTGGGAGACAGCTGAAAGGGATGAACGCGAGGACGGACAACTGTGATTAGACCAAAACTAATGagattttaaaaaaaaagttgtcTTCTGTTGGTTGAGCTTGTCATACACCTACTATGTGCATGAGCGGATCATTATGAGAATGTGAGGAGTCGTGTCACTGAAGTGAAGTGAACCTAATTCATGTCGCTAGCTTGCATTATTTCAACCTTTATCCCGAAGAGACTATACTTTCCCCTAGTGTTCAGTAGCCATCCCAACAGCTGTGTAGGTGAAGAAATGAATGGATATGAAGTAGTAGTCTGAAAAGATGTTGGTCCTGGATGTGTAAATTAAGTCACAATAACAGTCAATGACATTTTGTTTTGTGTGCTCTTTTCAAAAAAAGTGAACTAAGAGAGGTGTTATGAGGTAAGTCGACAGTGATGTAGCCTATATCCCTCCACCAGTTGTGAGAGGCCTATAAAACCGGCCCTGGCTCCAATAATAACCCAACGACCCCAGCTAAATAATGTACCATCGGCCCAGTGAATCAGACACGGATACATTTTCTTTCTCTGAATACTGTGTCTTGTGTGACTTTTGTAGGTCACTTTTCAGTTCCCACACATTTTGATGGGCTCAAGTGTCACTTCCCTCTTTTTCTAGATGATGCCAGATGTTTTCTCAGTGGGGCAAAACATCACAGACATTTGACAGGGTGAGATCACAGGTAAGTTGATCCCGTTGGCTATAACCGTAAAAGGAAAAGGGTACCTTGGCATGAGTCTGTATTACAACATGGCATAAGGGTAAGAAGTGTTGGCACAAGATACAACAGCCCAGTTGTCCATGAAACGTTGTAAACAGGCCTATAGAACAATATCTCATTTGAAGCATACAGATATTTCTTAAGAAGAGACTAAACACATGTATAGATTAGACATGACTTGTTAAAATTGCAAAAGGTTCAGTCTCAAAAGGCtcccaaaccccccccccccccccccccccaaaaaaaaattgaGGGGTGTAAATATGGTGTGTGAAATAACTGTTGATGCTAAACTTCGTGCTCCCTAGTAAATCATTGCGTAATGTTACCATGTTAATCGGAATTCTGATTTCCCTCAAATTCTATCCGCACTCTGATTGGAACCAGAACGCCGGTTACCATGGTAACACTACGCCATGATTTATTTGGGGAGCACGAAGTTTAGCAAGTCTTGAAACTAATGAGCTACGACTATTAATTAGTAGTTAGAACGTGTCATGTTCAAGCAAACAGAGTTTCTGCAGAGGGTAAGTTATTATTTGTTTACCTTTTGACGACGTTTTACTATAACGTTCGCTAATTACCTAGCAAACAACGCCTGGCTttgactagctacagtagctagctaagtgAGTTATTTagttagctaactttagctacgttagctagctacagtcaCCTTGTAGCTGGCTTTTTAACCCAGTAATGTGGATAGCCTTGAGTCTTAACATGAGAGGTCTAGCTGGAACATTAGCTAAACTATACTAAATGAAATGGCATTTAATCCCTGCTCATTAatgttttaggttactgtcaaTGACTAATATTAGCCCCATTCCTGTTCAGGGACCAAACGTGGGTTCATCTAGCCATCACCCCAGAGAGCATCAGCAGCTTGAGAAGGCTCCTGCACACCTGAGGCCCCTCTGTCTCCAAGAGAAGGCAACAAGGTTGAATGTTAAAAATGAAGACCTGTCATGTCCTGCATTTAAGATAGGCATTTTTATGTTATGACGTTGTTTGATGATAGTTACAAAGAATATAGCCTAGGCTTTCATGATGAAATACGTCAAGTGTTCCATATGCTAAGTCTACTTGTTGGAGAGTAGGCTAATTGGCTGCTGAATATCTATGTACAAATCTGCGTTAAACCCACAATAAAATTGTATTATTGACCTCACTCATTCCTTGCACTCATTTCAGGTTGAGTGGAGCACACTGGTTTCACAGCACATGGAGATAACACGGCCTCTTCATAATTGTAACAGCAAATCAGGGATATCTTCAGAAAAGTTTAACAATGATTCATTGATGAAAGAAACAAATGAATCAGAGACGCGTAGCGCATCCTACAGGCATTCACCGACGGCGTTCGACTCTGCCTGCTCCCCAAGACGCAGTGGCTCAGGAGACCGAGCTCTCGTGACAAACTATAAATCTGAGATGATAGACGATTTGGAGAATACGGTGGACAGACTGAAAAACGCTCTGGTGTCACTGGAGGAGGACAACCTGAGCCTCAACAAGAAGATAAGAGAAAACAAGGCGGAAGACCGCCCATCTTTGGCCAATCACAATGTCTTAAGCTCAACAAGTAGCAACAATTCACAGGAACGCCCATCTTTGATCAATCACAATGTCTTAGGCTCAACAAGTGGCAACAATTCACAGGAAATGGCTGGTGATCACAGTCCCACCTCCAAACTCAATACCCACGCTGTCACTTTCAACATTGCCAAAACATACCCAGAAAGTCAGAGGCAAGATACACCATCCAAGATAGAGGAGACTAGGATGAGAGAGATGCTCAAAATGGAGAGCCTATCCTTGGAGGACAGGTGCGTTCACTTGGAGAAGGAGAAACAGGACTTGCGGAGGAAGCTGCGGAAGACGGAGGACTACTGCAAGGAGTGCGTCCGCGAGCTCAAGAGGATCCTTCCAAAGTACGAGGACCTCAAAGCCTTGAATAAAACCCTGGATAAGCGCAACAAGCAGCAGGCTGCAGAGAACCGCAGACTCGTCAACGCTCTTGAGGCCGAGAGCCAGGCAGGGGAGAGATCCAGGGATCCCAGCCTGGCTCGGGAGCCCAAAGAAGGGGATGGTGACAACCGGGTGTGGGTTCAACTGGAGAGGGCCAATGATCGCTGCACCCAGCTCACCCAGGAGAAGGGGCAGCTGGAGGACCAAATGGCCTCGCTGGCAAGGGAGGTCAGTCGGCTCACGAACGAGTTGGATATGAGCTGGGCCGAACTCCATCGGCTGGGGGCCAGGTGTAGAAGCTCCCTTGAGGGGAGCACGACTAGGGACGGCAGCCCTCTGGCCTCGTCGGGCAACAAACACCTGGCCGAACGCATCCTAGACAGCGTGGGGAAAGAGCGCAAGGCCCTGTCGGGCTCCGTGGCCCATCTCAAAGAGGAGAACAAGACACTACGAGAGAACCTCAAGCAGAGCGTCAAGAGGGGTGAGGAGGCAGAGGGCGGAGCCAAGCAGCTGAGGGGATTGCAGGCCATATTAGAAAGCTGCCTGCTCACGGTGCAGCAGGAGAAAGACCTGCTAACGCTGGAGGTGCAGCAGCTCCACCAGGAGTACATTGATCTCAGCAGTAGCATCTCGCtgcagctgagagagaggagcccCGTCACCACTGCCAGGATATTAGCAGGGTCACATGAGGTGATTGATGATGGAGCCAGGCAGCAAGAGAGTCCAAGGCAGCCTCTGAACAGCAGCCCTATTACCAGAGAAATGCTGGATGGCCCTGTAGGTAAGGTTAAAAGCTAACAGAAGATTAACATTTTAAAAGTAGAGACGTCACCACTAGTTGTCCTGGAGCTCATAATTTGAAtgactttctttctttttctttgggCTGTGTAGGCGGAGAGGCAATTGACCATATAAGGAAGCGTTtcgaggaggaggagcagagagcccAGAGGTACAAAAACATCATCAATCAG containing:
- the LOC115137709 gene encoding coiled-coil domain-containing protein 110-like, translated to MEITRPLHNCNSKSGISSEKFNNDSLMKETNESETRSASYRHSPTAFDSACSPRRSGSGDRALVTNYKSEMIDDLENTVDRLKNALVSLEEDNLSLNKKIRENKAEDRPSLANHNVLSSTSSNNSQERPSLINHNVLGSTSGNNSQEMAGDHSPTSKLNTHAVTFNIAKTYPESQRQDTPSKIEETRMREMLKMESLSLEDRCVHLEKEKQDLRRKLRKTEDYCKECVRELKRILPKYEDLKALNKTLDKRNKQQAAENRRLVNALEAESQAGERSRDPSLAREPKEGDGDNRVWVQLERANDRCTQLTQEKGQLEDQMASLAREVSRLTNELDMSWAELHRLGARCRSSLEGSTTRDGSPLASSGNKHLAERILDSVGKERKALSGSVAHLKEENKTLRENLKQSVKRGEEAEGGAKQLRGLQAILESCLLTVQQEKDLLTLEVQQLHQEYIDLSSSISLQLRERSPVTTARILAGSHEVIDDGARQQESPRQPLNSSPITREMLDGPVGGEAIDHIRKRFEEEEQRAQRYKNIINQNE